Proteins found in one Maridesulfovibrio sp. genomic segment:
- a CDS encoding response regulator — protein sequence MRFLIIDDDETVHMYLSKLLSPYARCEAVFNGSDAIKLYKKAYEDNDPFDTVFMDILMPEMDGHEVTKKLRDLEHELGIDGPDEFKLVMITSLKDTKNVSQAFFKGYASCYIVKPFNKVQVINELRENNIF from the coding sequence ATGAGGTTTCTTATTATAGACGATGATGAAACCGTTCACATGTACTTGAGCAAGCTGCTTTCACCATATGCCCGCTGTGAAGCTGTGTTTAATGGAAGCGATGCCATAAAGTTGTACAAAAAAGCGTATGAGGACAATGACCCATTCGATACGGTTTTTATGGATATCCTTATGCCTGAAATGGACGGACATGAGGTTACTAAAAAGTTGCGCGATCTTGAACACGAGTTGGGGATAGACGGCCCGGATGAGTTCAAGCTGGTCATGATTACTTCTTTGAAGGATACTAAAAATGTGAGTCAGGCCTTTTTTAAGGGCTACGCCAGTTGCTACATTGTAAAGCCTTTTAATAAAGTACAGGTCATAAACGAGTTACGAGAGAACAATATTTTTTAA
- a CDS encoding DUF3568 domain-containing protein, translated as MFKNRILAVFFALLLCVSVSGCAAVVLGGAAAGGTYVYVTGQAKQKYNADLNSTYQAALKACQSLNLKVETKKKRLSDASIKAVDVDKDVYIDLSYVSTKVTEVTVRYGMFGDEDASLKILNTINKKF; from the coding sequence ATGTTTAAGAATAGAATTCTGGCTGTTTTTTTCGCACTTTTATTGTGCGTGTCGGTTTCCGGGTGTGCTGCGGTCGTTCTTGGCGGCGCGGCCGCAGGAGGCACATATGTTTATGTTACCGGTCAGGCCAAGCAGAAATACAATGCTGATCTGAACAGTACTTATCAGGCTGCCCTGAAGGCCTGCCAGAGCCTGAATTTAAAGGTTGAAACTAAAAAGAAGAGATTAAGCGACGCATCTATAAAAGCAGTTGATGTCGATAAGGATGTCTACATCGATCTCAGTTATGTTTCCACAAAGGTGACTGAAGTTACGGTAAGATATGGAATGTTTGGTGATGAAGATGCTTCGTTGAAGATTCTGAACACAATCAACAAAAAATTCTAA
- a CDS encoding esterase-like activity of phytase family protein, giving the protein MKKILLFVLILCCTPLSLLFGASSKLNTPDQPLLNPVAITLVSEQIGPHTDETVTLSRPQLKYYGSLLLSSPHPAFGGFSDLLISENRKSFLAVSDMGFWLKGKLQYTPSGRLKGVERKAELGELLNGQGKTFTVKNDADAEALCRAPGSGYLVAFERVHRINRYDSGKSLDLSGRPSPLPLPKQIKKAPVNGGIESMALLPDHSILALTEGKNFSTQPTSAALLKDGKWINFQYKRNSGYRPTSAAYLAGGKILILERRYKGLGTLGIRFNTFPQDKIKEGAVINPDLFCELLPPIPRDNYEGLDIAVDSEGNIWIYIISDDNFSPMQHTLLSLFKLEKRNGK; this is encoded by the coding sequence ATGAAAAAAATTTTACTTTTTGTGTTGATTCTGTGCTGCACGCCTCTTTCCTTACTCTTCGGAGCCTCAAGCAAACTGAATACTCCAGACCAGCCGCTGCTCAATCCGGTCGCTATTACACTGGTAAGCGAACAGATCGGACCACATACAGATGAAACTGTAACATTATCCCGCCCGCAATTAAAATATTATGGTTCACTGCTGTTAAGCAGTCCCCATCCTGCCTTTGGAGGCTTCTCCGACCTTCTGATCAGTGAGAACCGTAAATCATTTCTGGCCGTATCAGACATGGGATTTTGGCTCAAAGGCAAATTACAATACACACCCTCCGGACGACTGAAAGGAGTCGAACGTAAGGCTGAACTGGGGGAGCTTCTCAATGGACAGGGTAAGACCTTCACTGTCAAGAATGATGCTGATGCTGAGGCATTATGCAGGGCTCCCGGCTCCGGATATCTCGTCGCATTTGAGCGGGTTCACCGCATTAACCGCTATGATTCCGGTAAAAGTTTAGACCTATCAGGCAGGCCATCTCCATTGCCACTGCCTAAGCAGATAAAAAAAGCACCAGTTAACGGCGGCATAGAAAGTATGGCACTGCTTCCCGACCACAGTATTCTGGCACTTACAGAAGGTAAAAATTTCAGCACCCAGCCCACTTCAGCCGCTTTACTGAAAGACGGAAAATGGATCAACTTTCAATACAAGCGTAATTCCGGCTACCGGCCGACATCCGCAGCTTACCTCGCAGGCGGAAAGATCCTTATTCTTGAACGCAGATATAAGGGCCTCGGTACTCTTGGCATACGTTTCAACACTTTCCCGCAAGACAAAATCAAAGAAGGGGCTGTAATTAACCCGGACCTGTTCTGCGAACTGCTTCCACCTATCCCGCGTGATAATTACGAAGGTCTTGATATTGCCGTCGACTCTGAAGGTAACATCTGGATTTATATAATTTCAGACGATAATTTTTCACCCATGCAGCACACTCTCCTCTCTCTTTTTAAACTGGAGAAACGCAACGGAAAATAG